In Diorhabda carinulata isolate Delta chromosome 6, icDioCari1.1, whole genome shotgun sequence, a single genomic region encodes these proteins:
- the LOC130895909 gene encoding sodium-independent sulfate anion transporter isoform X6, whose translation MKEAGTSGTTNIRRLIKKRFPLLAWLPSYNFQTFSQDFLAGITVALTEIPQGIAYAIVAGLPSQYGLYAGFMGCFMYFMLGSCKDINIGPTAIMALMIQPYVSSMGIAGGILITFLSGCLIFLCGLLHLGFIVEFFSYPVIAGFTTAAAFNIASSQIKSLLGIPGKSDTFLTAWISVFENIKKTRLADTLMGFFVIVFLVIAKEIRRYGSLKQRPEWTRKRYIIGVIIFMFSLASNAIAVMCCSVVAYIFKQYGQMPFKLTGEVRGGLPSFTLPPFSTNFNGTEFRFEDMMTEYGTVVIFCPLIAVLEHIAIAKAFSKGKSLDATQEMIALGVCNIMGSFVQSMPVTGSFTRTAVNNASGAKTPACSIITGIMVLVALGFLTSTFQYIPKSTLAGVIMVAMYYLCDFQAFILLWKSKKLDLIPLTATLVCCLFINLEYGILIGLAVNIVFVLYSSARPKIEIEEISPLYYLVKFKSGLHYTSAEYLREYILSMCTSPNSTVIIDGEYIGNIDATVAKVSSFATVSSLFQVKKKKNLTDYCSYSLLVIILGYQEINLQPAPLYFFSLSNLLFM comes from the exons ATGAAAGAAGCAG gAACATCTGGTACAACAAATATAAGACGACTGATAAAGAAGAGATTTCCATTATTAGCATGGCTGCCCTCTTacaattttcaaacattttcacAAGATTTTCTAGCTGGTATAACTGTTGCTCTAACAGAAATTCCTCAGGGTATCGCTTATGCAATTGTAGCGG GTCTTCCTTCTCAATATGGACTCTATGCTGGTTTTATGGGATGTTTCATGTATTTCATGTTGGGCAGTTGTAAAGATATCAATATAGGACCAACAGCTATAATGGCGTTAATGATTCAACCCTACGTTTCCAGTATGGGTATTGCCGGTGGTATTTTGATAACGTTCCTATCGGGATGTTTGATTTTTCTATGCGGTTTACTGCATTTAG GATTTATTGTGGAATTTTTTTCTTACCCTGTGATAGCAGGATTTACTACAGCGGCTGCTTTCAATATAGCTTCGTCTCAAATTAAATCTCTGTTAGGTATACCGGGGAAATCGGATACTTTTCTAACCGCTTGGATATcggtttttgaaaatatcaaaaaaacccGATTGGCAGATACTTTGATGGGATTTTTCGTCATAGTGTTCCTAGTTATAGCAAAA GAAATAAGAAGATACGGTTCGTTAAAACAACGTCCAGAATGGACAAGAAAAAGATATATTATCGGGgtgattatttttatgttttctttggCAAGTAACGCCATTGCTGTGATGTGTTGTAGCGTAGTAGCCtacattttcaaacaatacgGACAAATGCCATTTAAGTTGACAG GTGAAGTTCGTGGTGGTTTACCCTcttttactttaccacctttcaGTACAAATTTCAACGGTACCGAATTTAGATTTGAAGATATGATGACCGAATATGGTACCGTAGTTATATTTTGTCCTTTAATAGCAGTTTTAGAACACATAGCGATCGCGAAAGCGTTTT CTAAGGGAAAATCATTAGACGCTACTCAGGAGATGATAGCGTTAGGTGTTTGTAATATAATGGGTTCGTTTGTACAATCTATGCCAGTAACTGGTTCGTTTACTAGAACAGCAGTTAACAATGCTTCCGGAGCTAAAACCCCAGCTTGTAGTATCATTACCGGTATTATGGTGTTAGTTGCTTTGGGATTTTTAACTTCTACGTTCCAATACATTCCCAAGTCTACTTTAGCTGGGGTTATCATGGTCGCTATGTATTATTTGTGCGATTTTCAAGCGTTCATTTTACTTTGGAAATCTAAAA aattGGATCTGATACCTCTAACGGCGACTTTGGTGTGTTGCCTCTTCATCAATTTGGAATACGGTATTTTGATAGGTCTGGCTGTCAATATAGTGTTCGTGTTGTATTCGTCGGCTAGACCGAAAATTGAAATCGAAGAAATATCCCCGTTATATTATTTAGTTAAATTCAAATCAGGATTACATTATACTTCAGCCGAATATTTGAGAGAATACATTCTGAGTATGTGTACGTCCCCTAATAGTACGGTAATTATCGATGGGGAATATATTGGCAACATTGACGCCACCGTAGCCAAGGTAAGTTCATTTGCAACAGTTTCTAGTTTGTTCCaggtaaaaaagaagaagaatctaACCGATTATTGTAGTTATTCGTTGTTGGTAATAATTCTGGgttatcaagaaataaatttacaacCGGCAccactgtattttttttctctctcgAATTTGTTATTTATGTGA
- the LOC130895909 gene encoding sodium-independent sulfate anion transporter isoform X8 encodes MKEAGTSGTTNIRRLIKKRFPLLAWLPSYNFQTFSQDFLAGITVALTEIPQGIAYAIVAGLPSQYGLYAGFMGCFMYFMLGSCKDINIGPTAIMALMIQPYVSSMGIAGGILITFLSGCLIFLCGLLHLGFIVEFFSYPVIAGFTTAAAFNIASSQIKSLLGIPGKSDTFLTAWISVFENIKKTRLADTLMGFFVIVFLVIAKEIRRYGSLKQRPEWTRKRYIIGVIIFMFSLASNAIAVMCCSVVAYIFKQYGQMPFKLTGEVRGGLPSFTLPPFSTNFNGTEFRFEDMMTEYGTVVIFCPLIAVLEHIAIAKAFSKGKSLDATQEMIALGVCNIMGSFVQSMPVTGSFTRTAVNNASGAKTPACSIITGIMVLVALGFLTSTFQYIPKSTLAGVIMVAMYYLCDFQAFILLWKSKKLDLIPLTATLVCCLFINLEYGILIGLAVNIVFVLYSSARPKIEIEEISPLYYLVKFKSGLHYTSAEYLREYILSMCTSPNSTVIIDGEYIGNIDATVAKSLNGLKDELQIRNQNIIFWNFKKTVINTCLGVNSDLGLNVKEESLEQIIAS; translated from the exons ATGAAAGAAGCAG gAACATCTGGTACAACAAATATAAGACGACTGATAAAGAAGAGATTTCCATTATTAGCATGGCTGCCCTCTTacaattttcaaacattttcacAAGATTTTCTAGCTGGTATAACTGTTGCTCTAACAGAAATTCCTCAGGGTATCGCTTATGCAATTGTAGCGG GTCTTCCTTCTCAATATGGACTCTATGCTGGTTTTATGGGATGTTTCATGTATTTCATGTTGGGCAGTTGTAAAGATATCAATATAGGACCAACAGCTATAATGGCGTTAATGATTCAACCCTACGTTTCCAGTATGGGTATTGCCGGTGGTATTTTGATAACGTTCCTATCGGGATGTTTGATTTTTCTATGCGGTTTACTGCATTTAG GATTTATTGTGGAATTTTTTTCTTACCCTGTGATAGCAGGATTTACTACAGCGGCTGCTTTCAATATAGCTTCGTCTCAAATTAAATCTCTGTTAGGTATACCGGGGAAATCGGATACTTTTCTAACCGCTTGGATATcggtttttgaaaatatcaaaaaaacccGATTGGCAGATACTTTGATGGGATTTTTCGTCATAGTGTTCCTAGTTATAGCAAAA GAAATAAGAAGATACGGTTCGTTAAAACAACGTCCAGAATGGACAAGAAAAAGATATATTATCGGGgtgattatttttatgttttctttggCAAGTAACGCCATTGCTGTGATGTGTTGTAGCGTAGTAGCCtacattttcaaacaatacgGACAAATGCCATTTAAGTTGACAG GTGAAGTTCGTGGTGGTTTACCCTcttttactttaccacctttcaGTACAAATTTCAACGGTACCGAATTTAGATTTGAAGATATGATGACCGAATATGGTACCGTAGTTATATTTTGTCCTTTAATAGCAGTTTTAGAACACATAGCGATCGCGAAAGCGTTTT CTAAGGGAAAATCATTAGACGCTACTCAGGAGATGATAGCGTTAGGTGTTTGTAATATAATGGGTTCGTTTGTACAATCTATGCCAGTAACTGGTTCGTTTACTAGAACAGCAGTTAACAATGCTTCCGGAGCTAAAACCCCAGCTTGTAGTATCATTACCGGTATTATGGTGTTAGTTGCTTTGGGATTTTTAACTTCTACGTTCCAATACATTCCCAAGTCTACTTTAGCTGGGGTTATCATGGTCGCTATGTATTATTTGTGCGATTTTCAAGCGTTCATTTTACTTTGGAAATCTAAAA aattGGATCTGATACCTCTAACGGCGACTTTGGTGTGTTGCCTCTTCATCAATTTGGAATACGGTATTTTGATAGGTCTGGCTGTCAATATAGTGTTCGTGTTGTATTCGTCGGCTAGACCGAAAATTGAAATCGAAGAAATATCCCCGTTATATTATTTAGTTAAATTCAAATCAGGATTACATTATACTTCAGCCGAATATTTGAGAGAATACATTCTGAGTATGTGTACGTCCCCTAATAGTACGGTAATTATCGATGGGGAATATATTGGCAACATTGACGCCACCGTAGCCAAG AGTTTGAATGGGCTCAAAGACGAATTACAAATTCGAaaccaaaatataatattttggaatttcaaaaaaactgtgATAAATACTTGCTTAGGTGTAAATTCGGATTTGGGATTGAATGTGAAAGAAGAAAGTTTGGAACAAATTATTG cTTCCTAG
- the LOC130895909 gene encoding sodium-independent sulfate anion transporter isoform X7: MTMLTGGTSGTTNIRRLIKKRFPLLAWLPSYNFQTFSQDFLAGITVALTEIPQGIAYAIVAGLPSQYGLYAGFMGCFMYFMLGSCKDINIGPTAIMALMIQPYVSSMGIAGGILITFLSGCLIFLCGLLHLGFIVEFFSYPVIAGFTTAAAFNIASSQIKSLLGIPGKSDTFLTAWISVFENIKKTRLADTLMGFFVIVFLVIAKEIRRYGSLKQRPEWTRKRYIIGVIIFMFSLASNAIAVMCCSVVAYIFKQYGQMPFKLTGEVRGGLPSFTLPPFSTNFNGTEFRFEDMMTEYGTVVIFCPLIAVLEHIAIAKAFSKGKSLDATQEMIALGVCNIMGSFVQSMPVTGSFTRTAVNNASGAKTPACSIITGIMVLVALGFLTSTFQYIPKSTLAGVIMVAMYYLCDFQAFILLWKSKKLDLIPLTATLVCCLFINLEYGILIGLAVNIVFVLYSSARPKIEIEEISPLYYLVKFKSGLHYTSAEYLREYILSMCTSPNSTVIIDGEYIGNIDATVAKSLNGLKDELQIRNQNIIFWNFKKTVINTCLGVNSDLGLNVKEESLEQIIAS, encoded by the exons ATGACAATGTTGACTGGAG gAACATCTGGTACAACAAATATAAGACGACTGATAAAGAAGAGATTTCCATTATTAGCATGGCTGCCCTCTTacaattttcaaacattttcacAAGATTTTCTAGCTGGTATAACTGTTGCTCTAACAGAAATTCCTCAGGGTATCGCTTATGCAATTGTAGCGG GTCTTCCTTCTCAATATGGACTCTATGCTGGTTTTATGGGATGTTTCATGTATTTCATGTTGGGCAGTTGTAAAGATATCAATATAGGACCAACAGCTATAATGGCGTTAATGATTCAACCCTACGTTTCCAGTATGGGTATTGCCGGTGGTATTTTGATAACGTTCCTATCGGGATGTTTGATTTTTCTATGCGGTTTACTGCATTTAG GATTTATTGTGGAATTTTTTTCTTACCCTGTGATAGCAGGATTTACTACAGCGGCTGCTTTCAATATAGCTTCGTCTCAAATTAAATCTCTGTTAGGTATACCGGGGAAATCGGATACTTTTCTAACCGCTTGGATATcggtttttgaaaatatcaaaaaaacccGATTGGCAGATACTTTGATGGGATTTTTCGTCATAGTGTTCCTAGTTATAGCAAAA GAAATAAGAAGATACGGTTCGTTAAAACAACGTCCAGAATGGACAAGAAAAAGATATATTATCGGGgtgattatttttatgttttctttggCAAGTAACGCCATTGCTGTGATGTGTTGTAGCGTAGTAGCCtacattttcaaacaatacgGACAAATGCCATTTAAGTTGACAG GTGAAGTTCGTGGTGGTTTACCCTcttttactttaccacctttcaGTACAAATTTCAACGGTACCGAATTTAGATTTGAAGATATGATGACCGAATATGGTACCGTAGTTATATTTTGTCCTTTAATAGCAGTTTTAGAACACATAGCGATCGCGAAAGCGTTTT CTAAGGGAAAATCATTAGACGCTACTCAGGAGATGATAGCGTTAGGTGTTTGTAATATAATGGGTTCGTTTGTACAATCTATGCCAGTAACTGGTTCGTTTACTAGAACAGCAGTTAACAATGCTTCCGGAGCTAAAACCCCAGCTTGTAGTATCATTACCGGTATTATGGTGTTAGTTGCTTTGGGATTTTTAACTTCTACGTTCCAATACATTCCCAAGTCTACTTTAGCTGGGGTTATCATGGTCGCTATGTATTATTTGTGCGATTTTCAAGCGTTCATTTTACTTTGGAAATCTAAAA aattGGATCTGATACCTCTAACGGCGACTTTGGTGTGTTGCCTCTTCATCAATTTGGAATACGGTATTTTGATAGGTCTGGCTGTCAATATAGTGTTCGTGTTGTATTCGTCGGCTAGACCGAAAATTGAAATCGAAGAAATATCCCCGTTATATTATTTAGTTAAATTCAAATCAGGATTACATTATACTTCAGCCGAATATTTGAGAGAATACATTCTGAGTATGTGTACGTCCCCTAATAGTACGGTAATTATCGATGGGGAATATATTGGCAACATTGACGCCACCGTAGCCAAG AGTTTGAATGGGCTCAAAGACGAATTACAAATTCGAaaccaaaatataatattttggaatttcaaaaaaactgtgATAAATACTTGCTTAGGTGTAAATTCGGATTTGGGATTGAATGTGAAAGAAGAAAGTTTGGAACAAATTATTG cTTCCTAG
- the LOC130895909 gene encoding sodium-independent sulfate anion transporter isoform X5 has translation MTMLTGGTSGTTNIRRLIKKRFPLLAWLPSYNFQTFSQDFLAGITVALTEIPQGIAYAIVAGLPSQYGLYAGFMGCFMYFMLGSCKDINIGPTAIMALMIQPYVSSMGIAGGILITFLSGCLIFLCGLLHLGFIVEFFSYPVIAGFTTAAAFNIASSQIKSLLGIPGKSDTFLTAWISVFENIKKTRLADTLMGFFVIVFLVIAKEIRRYGSLKQRPEWTRKRYIIGVIIFMFSLASNAIAVMCCSVVAYIFKQYGQMPFKLTGEVRGGLPSFTLPPFSTNFNGTEFRFEDMMTEYGTVVIFCPLIAVLEHIAIAKAFSKGKSLDATQEMIALGVCNIMGSFVQSMPVTGSFTRTAVNNASGAKTPACSIITGIMVLVALGFLTSTFQYIPKSTLAGVIMVAMYYLCDFQAFILLWKSKKLDLIPLTATLVCCLFINLEYGILIGLAVNIVFVLYSSARPKIEIEEISPLYYLVKFKSGLHYTSAEYLREYILSMCTSPNSTVIIDGEYIGNIDATVAKVSSFATVSSLFQVKKKKNLTDYCSYSLLVIILGYQEINLQPAPLYFFSLSNLLFM, from the exons ATGACAATGTTGACTGGAG gAACATCTGGTACAACAAATATAAGACGACTGATAAAGAAGAGATTTCCATTATTAGCATGGCTGCCCTCTTacaattttcaaacattttcacAAGATTTTCTAGCTGGTATAACTGTTGCTCTAACAGAAATTCCTCAGGGTATCGCTTATGCAATTGTAGCGG GTCTTCCTTCTCAATATGGACTCTATGCTGGTTTTATGGGATGTTTCATGTATTTCATGTTGGGCAGTTGTAAAGATATCAATATAGGACCAACAGCTATAATGGCGTTAATGATTCAACCCTACGTTTCCAGTATGGGTATTGCCGGTGGTATTTTGATAACGTTCCTATCGGGATGTTTGATTTTTCTATGCGGTTTACTGCATTTAG GATTTATTGTGGAATTTTTTTCTTACCCTGTGATAGCAGGATTTACTACAGCGGCTGCTTTCAATATAGCTTCGTCTCAAATTAAATCTCTGTTAGGTATACCGGGGAAATCGGATACTTTTCTAACCGCTTGGATATcggtttttgaaaatatcaaaaaaacccGATTGGCAGATACTTTGATGGGATTTTTCGTCATAGTGTTCCTAGTTATAGCAAAA GAAATAAGAAGATACGGTTCGTTAAAACAACGTCCAGAATGGACAAGAAAAAGATATATTATCGGGgtgattatttttatgttttctttggCAAGTAACGCCATTGCTGTGATGTGTTGTAGCGTAGTAGCCtacattttcaaacaatacgGACAAATGCCATTTAAGTTGACAG GTGAAGTTCGTGGTGGTTTACCCTcttttactttaccacctttcaGTACAAATTTCAACGGTACCGAATTTAGATTTGAAGATATGATGACCGAATATGGTACCGTAGTTATATTTTGTCCTTTAATAGCAGTTTTAGAACACATAGCGATCGCGAAAGCGTTTT CTAAGGGAAAATCATTAGACGCTACTCAGGAGATGATAGCGTTAGGTGTTTGTAATATAATGGGTTCGTTTGTACAATCTATGCCAGTAACTGGTTCGTTTACTAGAACAGCAGTTAACAATGCTTCCGGAGCTAAAACCCCAGCTTGTAGTATCATTACCGGTATTATGGTGTTAGTTGCTTTGGGATTTTTAACTTCTACGTTCCAATACATTCCCAAGTCTACTTTAGCTGGGGTTATCATGGTCGCTATGTATTATTTGTGCGATTTTCAAGCGTTCATTTTACTTTGGAAATCTAAAA aattGGATCTGATACCTCTAACGGCGACTTTGGTGTGTTGCCTCTTCATCAATTTGGAATACGGTATTTTGATAGGTCTGGCTGTCAATATAGTGTTCGTGTTGTATTCGTCGGCTAGACCGAAAATTGAAATCGAAGAAATATCCCCGTTATATTATTTAGTTAAATTCAAATCAGGATTACATTATACTTCAGCCGAATATTTGAGAGAATACATTCTGAGTATGTGTACGTCCCCTAATAGTACGGTAATTATCGATGGGGAATATATTGGCAACATTGACGCCACCGTAGCCAAGGTAAGTTCATTTGCAACAGTTTCTAGTTTGTTCCaggtaaaaaagaagaagaatctaACCGATTATTGTAGTTATTCGTTGTTGGTAATAATTCTGGgttatcaagaaataaatttacaacCGGCAccactgtattttttttctctctcgAATTTGTTATTTATGTGA
- the LOC130895909 gene encoding sodium-independent sulfate anion transporter isoform X3 has translation MISNCSEVLLTPRTSGTTNIRRLIKKRFPLLAWLPSYNFQTFSQDFLAGITVALTEIPQGIAYAIVAGLPSQYGLYAGFMGCFMYFMLGSCKDINIGPTAIMALMIQPYVSSMGIAGGILITFLSGCLIFLCGLLHLGFIVEFFSYPVIAGFTTAAAFNIASSQIKSLLGIPGKSDTFLTAWISVFENIKKTRLADTLMGFFVIVFLVIAKEIRRYGSLKQRPEWTRKRYIIGVIIFMFSLASNAIAVMCCSVVAYIFKQYGQMPFKLTGEVRGGLPSFTLPPFSTNFNGTEFRFEDMMTEYGTVVIFCPLIAVLEHIAIAKAFSKGKSLDATQEMIALGVCNIMGSFVQSMPVTGSFTRTAVNNASGAKTPACSIITGIMVLVALGFLTSTFQYIPKSTLAGVIMVAMYYLCDFQAFILLWKSKKLDLIPLTATLVCCLFINLEYGILIGLAVNIVFVLYSSARPKIEIEEISPLYYLVKFKSGLHYTSAEYLREYILSMCTSPNSTVIIDGEYIGNIDATVAKVSSFATVSSLFQVKKKKNLTDYCSYSLLVIILGYQEINLQPAPLYFFSLSNLLFM, from the exons ATGATTTCTAATTGTTCTGAAGTGTTATTAACACCGA gAACATCTGGTACAACAAATATAAGACGACTGATAAAGAAGAGATTTCCATTATTAGCATGGCTGCCCTCTTacaattttcaaacattttcacAAGATTTTCTAGCTGGTATAACTGTTGCTCTAACAGAAATTCCTCAGGGTATCGCTTATGCAATTGTAGCGG GTCTTCCTTCTCAATATGGACTCTATGCTGGTTTTATGGGATGTTTCATGTATTTCATGTTGGGCAGTTGTAAAGATATCAATATAGGACCAACAGCTATAATGGCGTTAATGATTCAACCCTACGTTTCCAGTATGGGTATTGCCGGTGGTATTTTGATAACGTTCCTATCGGGATGTTTGATTTTTCTATGCGGTTTACTGCATTTAG GATTTATTGTGGAATTTTTTTCTTACCCTGTGATAGCAGGATTTACTACAGCGGCTGCTTTCAATATAGCTTCGTCTCAAATTAAATCTCTGTTAGGTATACCGGGGAAATCGGATACTTTTCTAACCGCTTGGATATcggtttttgaaaatatcaaaaaaacccGATTGGCAGATACTTTGATGGGATTTTTCGTCATAGTGTTCCTAGTTATAGCAAAA GAAATAAGAAGATACGGTTCGTTAAAACAACGTCCAGAATGGACAAGAAAAAGATATATTATCGGGgtgattatttttatgttttctttggCAAGTAACGCCATTGCTGTGATGTGTTGTAGCGTAGTAGCCtacattttcaaacaatacgGACAAATGCCATTTAAGTTGACAG GTGAAGTTCGTGGTGGTTTACCCTcttttactttaccacctttcaGTACAAATTTCAACGGTACCGAATTTAGATTTGAAGATATGATGACCGAATATGGTACCGTAGTTATATTTTGTCCTTTAATAGCAGTTTTAGAACACATAGCGATCGCGAAAGCGTTTT CTAAGGGAAAATCATTAGACGCTACTCAGGAGATGATAGCGTTAGGTGTTTGTAATATAATGGGTTCGTTTGTACAATCTATGCCAGTAACTGGTTCGTTTACTAGAACAGCAGTTAACAATGCTTCCGGAGCTAAAACCCCAGCTTGTAGTATCATTACCGGTATTATGGTGTTAGTTGCTTTGGGATTTTTAACTTCTACGTTCCAATACATTCCCAAGTCTACTTTAGCTGGGGTTATCATGGTCGCTATGTATTATTTGTGCGATTTTCAAGCGTTCATTTTACTTTGGAAATCTAAAA aattGGATCTGATACCTCTAACGGCGACTTTGGTGTGTTGCCTCTTCATCAATTTGGAATACGGTATTTTGATAGGTCTGGCTGTCAATATAGTGTTCGTGTTGTATTCGTCGGCTAGACCGAAAATTGAAATCGAAGAAATATCCCCGTTATATTATTTAGTTAAATTCAAATCAGGATTACATTATACTTCAGCCGAATATTTGAGAGAATACATTCTGAGTATGTGTACGTCCCCTAATAGTACGGTAATTATCGATGGGGAATATATTGGCAACATTGACGCCACCGTAGCCAAGGTAAGTTCATTTGCAACAGTTTCTAGTTTGTTCCaggtaaaaaagaagaagaatctaACCGATTATTGTAGTTATTCGTTGTTGGTAATAATTCTGGgttatcaagaaataaatttacaacCGGCAccactgtattttttttctctctcgAATTTGTTATTTATGTGA
- the LOC130895909 gene encoding sodium-independent sulfate anion transporter isoform X2 encodes MIKEMDNVVNQSLLRDYRTSGTTNIRRLIKKRFPLLAWLPSYNFQTFSQDFLAGITVALTEIPQGIAYAIVAGLPSQYGLYAGFMGCFMYFMLGSCKDINIGPTAIMALMIQPYVSSMGIAGGILITFLSGCLIFLCGLLHLGFIVEFFSYPVIAGFTTAAAFNIASSQIKSLLGIPGKSDTFLTAWISVFENIKKTRLADTLMGFFVIVFLVIAKEIRRYGSLKQRPEWTRKRYIIGVIIFMFSLASNAIAVMCCSVVAYIFKQYGQMPFKLTGEVRGGLPSFTLPPFSTNFNGTEFRFEDMMTEYGTVVIFCPLIAVLEHIAIAKAFSKGKSLDATQEMIALGVCNIMGSFVQSMPVTGSFTRTAVNNASGAKTPACSIITGIMVLVALGFLTSTFQYIPKSTLAGVIMVAMYYLCDFQAFILLWKSKKLDLIPLTATLVCCLFINLEYGILIGLAVNIVFVLYSSARPKIEIEEISPLYYLVKFKSGLHYTSAEYLREYILSMCTSPNSTVIIDGEYIGNIDATVAKSLNGLKDELQIRNQNIIFWNFKKTVINTCLGVNSDLGLNVKEESLEQIIGK; translated from the exons aTGATTAAAGAAATGGATAATGTGGTTAATCAGTCGTTGCTTCGAGATTATC gAACATCTGGTACAACAAATATAAGACGACTGATAAAGAAGAGATTTCCATTATTAGCATGGCTGCCCTCTTacaattttcaaacattttcacAAGATTTTCTAGCTGGTATAACTGTTGCTCTAACAGAAATTCCTCAGGGTATCGCTTATGCAATTGTAGCGG GTCTTCCTTCTCAATATGGACTCTATGCTGGTTTTATGGGATGTTTCATGTATTTCATGTTGGGCAGTTGTAAAGATATCAATATAGGACCAACAGCTATAATGGCGTTAATGATTCAACCCTACGTTTCCAGTATGGGTATTGCCGGTGGTATTTTGATAACGTTCCTATCGGGATGTTTGATTTTTCTATGCGGTTTACTGCATTTAG GATTTATTGTGGAATTTTTTTCTTACCCTGTGATAGCAGGATTTACTACAGCGGCTGCTTTCAATATAGCTTCGTCTCAAATTAAATCTCTGTTAGGTATACCGGGGAAATCGGATACTTTTCTAACCGCTTGGATATcggtttttgaaaatatcaaaaaaacccGATTGGCAGATACTTTGATGGGATTTTTCGTCATAGTGTTCCTAGTTATAGCAAAA GAAATAAGAAGATACGGTTCGTTAAAACAACGTCCAGAATGGACAAGAAAAAGATATATTATCGGGgtgattatttttatgttttctttggCAAGTAACGCCATTGCTGTGATGTGTTGTAGCGTAGTAGCCtacattttcaaacaatacgGACAAATGCCATTTAAGTTGACAG GTGAAGTTCGTGGTGGTTTACCCTcttttactttaccacctttcaGTACAAATTTCAACGGTACCGAATTTAGATTTGAAGATATGATGACCGAATATGGTACCGTAGTTATATTTTGTCCTTTAATAGCAGTTTTAGAACACATAGCGATCGCGAAAGCGTTTT CTAAGGGAAAATCATTAGACGCTACTCAGGAGATGATAGCGTTAGGTGTTTGTAATATAATGGGTTCGTTTGTACAATCTATGCCAGTAACTGGTTCGTTTACTAGAACAGCAGTTAACAATGCTTCCGGAGCTAAAACCCCAGCTTGTAGTATCATTACCGGTATTATGGTGTTAGTTGCTTTGGGATTTTTAACTTCTACGTTCCAATACATTCCCAAGTCTACTTTAGCTGGGGTTATCATGGTCGCTATGTATTATTTGTGCGATTTTCAAGCGTTCATTTTACTTTGGAAATCTAAAA aattGGATCTGATACCTCTAACGGCGACTTTGGTGTGTTGCCTCTTCATCAATTTGGAATACGGTATTTTGATAGGTCTGGCTGTCAATATAGTGTTCGTGTTGTATTCGTCGGCTAGACCGAAAATTGAAATCGAAGAAATATCCCCGTTATATTATTTAGTTAAATTCAAATCAGGATTACATTATACTTCAGCCGAATATTTGAGAGAATACATTCTGAGTATGTGTACGTCCCCTAATAGTACGGTAATTATCGATGGGGAATATATTGGCAACATTGACGCCACCGTAGCCAAG AGTTTGAATGGGCTCAAAGACGAATTACAAATTCGAaaccaaaatataatattttggaatttcaaaaaaactgtgATAAATACTTGCTTAGGTGTAAATTCGGATTTGGGATTGAATGTGAAAGAAGAAAGTTTGGAACAAATTATTGGTAAGTAG